In Drosophila yakuba strain Tai18E2 chromosome X, Prin_Dyak_Tai18E2_2.1, whole genome shotgun sequence, a single genomic region encodes these proteins:
- the LOC6524303 gene encoding serine/arginine repetitive matrix protein 2 isoform X2 codes for MSAIGGIGALLQAAQFLEQHAIPQAGGVGSVLGVGVALPQQQQQSVHCKNISIINNNNSSQHNRNSSSNGIIATPPYTNGNGNGTAGVGNASANSNVSTNANGNGLSNGHSSPRSQLAAAATAHDYEFTAAGVANGHSEGRSHVSEDDNSSINNNNTHPPLQQQHSAAGRTTTRIATTPAILTKLMGNSVTPASSNTSLPTSTAPSITTSPPASSDFMLLAAAAATTTSATPATVTSAAASAATASNPAKHKLGSIAEIPPKFLVVSDANGVYSTPTNSTNPNGFAADSLGVGYTEATIKKLMQNLQRPRQQQQSLQQLRSLRPAEISLTPPPAATRKVDTSNSRTRSYSLSNVSAARDQQDHPQHQQHGSHLQIQQHYGYMRSTIGGVVYGLPTDSVDSAASSAGGAGAVAVAMSIASSAPAAGSQLSAHHHTGHGGRRRTTSSNSNGAGTREVHNKLEKERRAQLKECYDLLKKVLPMGDEDRKKTSNLTILDTAHKYVKHLIQYDCEQEAMVEKLAKQKIELQKRLKQLGLRRETPPTDQQSIPQADKAVCLATTATPAPPTAASGRNGTTILFDAGNACATGQLTTVINKTNATPAGATAAASSKHNGNHTGGATTTLTPAMGIMTIKNGNGSNGNILAISPTAGQQQQLHHHPNGSPAGSPSGIGGTTGATITRGSPTPSTPSPSPSSSSSGVSSSASFIGGSSSSSSSSSSSSSSSSSSSSSSSSSSSPTQQQLQQIITPTATAHLVGARSVGLKFHGGASGAASALNGGATIVAAAVPAGGGSANGFHQADKDRNYNFLMLSAGTTAQ; via the exons CGTCGGCAGCGTCCttggcgtgggcgtggcactgcctcaacagcagcagcagtcggtCCACTGCAAGAACATCTCCAttatcaacaacaacaatagcagccAGCACAATAGAAATAGCAGCAGTAACGGGATTATTGCAACGCCACCGTACACGAACGGAAATGGCAACGGTACCGCCGGCGTCGGTAACGCGAGCGCCAACTCTAACGTTAGCACCAATGCGAACGGAAACGGTCTGAGCAACGGTCACAGCAGTCCGCGCAGTCAATTAGCAGCCGCCGCTACTGCCCACGATTACGAGTTTACCGCCGCCGGAGTTGCCAATGGGCACAGCGAAGGTCGCTCCCACGTCTCGG AGGACGATAATTCCtcaatcaacaacaacaatacccATCCCCCATTACAACAACAGCACAGTGCTGCGGGGAGAACGACAACAAGAATAGCGACAACACCAGCTATATTAACAAAGTTGATGGGAAATTCAGTCACACCCGCCTCAAGCAACACCTCCCTCCCCACAAGCACAGCCCCCTCAATTACCACTTCCCCGCCCGCCTCCTCAGACTTTATGCTgctggcagcggcagcagcaacgacAACGAGTGCAACACCCGCAACAGTGacatctgctgctgcatcagcagcaacagcctcCAATCCTGCCAAGCACAAACTGGGCTCCATCGCCGAAATACCGCCCAAATTTCTAGTGGTATCAGATGCCAACGGAGTTTATTCCACTCCCACGAATTCCACGAATCCCAATGGCTTCGCCGCCGATTCCCTGGGCGTGGGTTACACCGAAGCGACGATCAAAAAGCTAATGCAGAATTTACAAAGGCcacgccagcagcagcaatcacTGCAGCAATTGCGTAGTCTGCGACCGGCGGAAATTTCCCTAACACCGCCGCCAGCTGCCACTAGAAAAGTGGACACCAGCAACTCACGGACACGCTCTTACTCACTGTCCAATGTTTCAGCAGCCAGGGATCAGCAGGATCATccgcagcatcagcaacatgGTAGCCATCTGCAAATTCAGCAGCACTACGGCTATATGAGGAGTACCATTGGCGGCGTGGTTTATGGCTTGCCCACGGACTCTGTCGATTCTGCGGCATCCTCGGCCGGTGGAGCGGGAGCAGTAGCGGTGGCCATGAGTATTGCCTCCTCGGCGCCAGCGGCGGGATCTCAGCTATCGGCGCATCATCACACGGGACACGGCGGACGCAGGCGCACCACCAGTTCCAACAGTAATGG AGCGGGCACTCGCGAGGTGCACAACAAGCTGGAAAAGGAGCGACGCGCCCAGCTGAAGGAGTGCTACGACCTGCTTAAAAAGGTGCTGCCCATGGGGGACGAGGACCGAAAGAAAACATCCAACTTGACAATACTCGACACGGCCCACAAATATGTTAAG CACTTGATTCAGTATGATTGCGAGCAGGAGGCGATGGTAGAGAAACTGGCCAAGCAGAAGATTGAGCTGCAGAAGCGGCTGAAGCAATTGGGTCTAAGGAGGGAAACGCCACCCACCGATCAGCAAAGCATTCCACAGGCCGACAAAG CAGTTTGCCTGGCAACAACAGCCacaccagcaccaccaacgGCGGCCAGTGGTCGCAATGGAACCACAATTCTATTTGATGCAGGCAACGCCTGTGCCACTGGG CAGCTTACAACTGTGATAAACAAAACTAATGCCACACCAGCAGGAGCAACcgcagcagccagcagcaaaCACAATGGCAACCACACAGGAGGGGCAACAACCACACTGACTCCGGCCATGGGCATCATGACAATTAAAAACGGCAAtggcagcaacggcaacatACTGGCAATCTCACCGACGGCggggcagcaacagcagctgcaccaccaccccaaCGGCAGCCCAGCGGGCAGTCCATCGGGAATAGGTGGAACAACTGGAGCCACCATCACACGTGGCTCGCCTACGCCATCGACTCCATCGCCGTCGCCCAGCTCCTCGTCCAGTGGCGTCTCGTCGTCGGCCTCGTTTATAGGCGGCtcctcatcatcgtcctcatcgtcatcgtcctcatcctcctcctcatcatcatcttccAGTTCGTCGTCCAGTTCGTCTTCGCCCacgcaacaacaactacagcagATTATCACGCCCACGGCCACCGCCCATTTAGTGGGTGCCCGTAGTGTCGGCCTAAAATTCCATGGCGGTGCGAGCGGAGCTGCCAGCGCTTTGAATGGCGGTGCCACCATTGTGGCCGCTGCTGTACCAGCTGGCGGAGGGTCGGCGAATG GGTTCCATCAGGCCGATAAGGATCGCAATTACAATTTCCTGATGCTCAGTGCTGGGACAACGGCACAGTAA
- the LOC6524303 gene encoding serine-rich adhesin for platelets isoform X4 → MSAIGGIGALLQAAQFLEQHAIPQAGGVGSVLGVGVALPQQQQQSVHCKNISIINNNNSSQHNRNSSSNGIIATPPYTNGNGNGTAGVGNASANSNVSTNANGNGLSNGHSSPRSQLAAAATAHDYEFTAAGVANGHSEGRSHVSEDDNSSINNNNTHPPLQQQHSAAGRTTTRIATTPAILTKLMGNSVTPASSNTSLPTSTAPSITTSPPASSDFMLLAAAAATTTSATPATVTSAAASAATASNPAKHKLGSIAEIPPKFLVVSDANGVYSTPTNSTNPNGFAADSLGVGYTEATIKKLMQNLQRPRQQQQSLQQLRSLRPAEISLTPPPAATRKVDTSNSRTRSYSLSNVSAARDQQDHPQHQQHGSHLQIQQHYGYMRSTIGGVVYGLPTDSVDSAASSAGGAGAVAVAMSIASSAPAAGSQLSAHHHTGHGGRRRTTSSNSNGAGTREVHNKLEKERRAQLKECYDLLKKVLPMGDEDRKKTSNLTILDTAHKYVKHLIQYDCEQEAMVEKLAKQKIELQKRLKQLGLRRETPPTDQQSIPQADKVCLATTATPAPPTAASGRNGTTILFDAGNACATGQLTTVINKTNATPAGATAAASSKHNGNHTGGATTTLTPAMGIMTIKNGNGSNGNILAISPTAGQQQQLHHHPNGSPAGSPSGIGGTTGATITRGSPTPSTPSPSPSSSSSGVSSSASFIGGSSSSSSSSSSSSSSSSSSSSSSSSSSSPTQQQLQQIITPTATAHLVGARSVGLKFHGGASGAASALNGGATIVAAAVPAGGGSANGFHQADKDRNYNFLMLSAGTTAQ, encoded by the exons CGTCGGCAGCGTCCttggcgtgggcgtggcactgcctcaacagcagcagcagtcggtCCACTGCAAGAACATCTCCAttatcaacaacaacaatagcagccAGCACAATAGAAATAGCAGCAGTAACGGGATTATTGCAACGCCACCGTACACGAACGGAAATGGCAACGGTACCGCCGGCGTCGGTAACGCGAGCGCCAACTCTAACGTTAGCACCAATGCGAACGGAAACGGTCTGAGCAACGGTCACAGCAGTCCGCGCAGTCAATTAGCAGCCGCCGCTACTGCCCACGATTACGAGTTTACCGCCGCCGGAGTTGCCAATGGGCACAGCGAAGGTCGCTCCCACGTCTCGG AGGACGATAATTCCtcaatcaacaacaacaatacccATCCCCCATTACAACAACAGCACAGTGCTGCGGGGAGAACGACAACAAGAATAGCGACAACACCAGCTATATTAACAAAGTTGATGGGAAATTCAGTCACACCCGCCTCAAGCAACACCTCCCTCCCCACAAGCACAGCCCCCTCAATTACCACTTCCCCGCCCGCCTCCTCAGACTTTATGCTgctggcagcggcagcagcaacgacAACGAGTGCAACACCCGCAACAGTGacatctgctgctgcatcagcagcaacagcctcCAATCCTGCCAAGCACAAACTGGGCTCCATCGCCGAAATACCGCCCAAATTTCTAGTGGTATCAGATGCCAACGGAGTTTATTCCACTCCCACGAATTCCACGAATCCCAATGGCTTCGCCGCCGATTCCCTGGGCGTGGGTTACACCGAAGCGACGATCAAAAAGCTAATGCAGAATTTACAAAGGCcacgccagcagcagcaatcacTGCAGCAATTGCGTAGTCTGCGACCGGCGGAAATTTCCCTAACACCGCCGCCAGCTGCCACTAGAAAAGTGGACACCAGCAACTCACGGACACGCTCTTACTCACTGTCCAATGTTTCAGCAGCCAGGGATCAGCAGGATCATccgcagcatcagcaacatgGTAGCCATCTGCAAATTCAGCAGCACTACGGCTATATGAGGAGTACCATTGGCGGCGTGGTTTATGGCTTGCCCACGGACTCTGTCGATTCTGCGGCATCCTCGGCCGGTGGAGCGGGAGCAGTAGCGGTGGCCATGAGTATTGCCTCCTCGGCGCCAGCGGCGGGATCTCAGCTATCGGCGCATCATCACACGGGACACGGCGGACGCAGGCGCACCACCAGTTCCAACAGTAATGG AGCGGGCACTCGCGAGGTGCACAACAAGCTGGAAAAGGAGCGACGCGCCCAGCTGAAGGAGTGCTACGACCTGCTTAAAAAGGTGCTGCCCATGGGGGACGAGGACCGAAAGAAAACATCCAACTTGACAATACTCGACACGGCCCACAAATATGTTAAG CACTTGATTCAGTATGATTGCGAGCAGGAGGCGATGGTAGAGAAACTGGCCAAGCAGAAGATTGAGCTGCAGAAGCGGCTGAAGCAATTGGGTCTAAGGAGGGAAACGCCACCCACCGATCAGCAAAGCATTCCACAGGCCGACAAAG TTTGCCTGGCAACAACAGCCacaccagcaccaccaacgGCGGCCAGTGGTCGCAATGGAACCACAATTCTATTTGATGCAGGCAACGCCTGTGCCACTGGG CAGCTTACAACTGTGATAAACAAAACTAATGCCACACCAGCAGGAGCAACcgcagcagccagcagcaaaCACAATGGCAACCACACAGGAGGGGCAACAACCACACTGACTCCGGCCATGGGCATCATGACAATTAAAAACGGCAAtggcagcaacggcaacatACTGGCAATCTCACCGACGGCggggcagcaacagcagctgcaccaccaccccaaCGGCAGCCCAGCGGGCAGTCCATCGGGAATAGGTGGAACAACTGGAGCCACCATCACACGTGGCTCGCCTACGCCATCGACTCCATCGCCGTCGCCCAGCTCCTCGTCCAGTGGCGTCTCGTCGTCGGCCTCGTTTATAGGCGGCtcctcatcatcgtcctcatcgtcatcgtcctcatcctcctcctcatcatcatcttccAGTTCGTCGTCCAGTTCGTCTTCGCCCacgcaacaacaactacagcagATTATCACGCCCACGGCCACCGCCCATTTAGTGGGTGCCCGTAGTGTCGGCCTAAAATTCCATGGCGGTGCGAGCGGAGCTGCCAGCGCTTTGAATGGCGGTGCCACCATTGTGGCCGCTGCTGTACCAGCTGGCGGAGGGTCGGCGAATG GGTTCCATCAGGCCGATAAGGATCGCAATTACAATTTCCTGATGCTCAGTGCTGGGACAACGGCACAGTAA
- the LOC6524303 gene encoding serine-rich adhesin for platelets isoform X1 translates to MSAIGGIGALLQAAQFLEQHAIPQAGGVGSVLGVGVALPQQQQQSVHCKNISIINNNNSSQHNRNSSSNGIIATPPYTNGNGNGTAGVGNASANSNVSTNANGNGLSNGHSSPRSQLAAAATAHDYEFTAAGVANGHSEGRSHVSEDDNSSINNNNTHPPLQQQHSAAGRTTTRIATTPAILTKLMGNSVTPASSNTSLPTSTAPSITTSPPASSDFMLLAAAAATTTSATPATVTSAAASAATASNPAKHKLGSIAEIPPKFLVVSDANGVYSTPTNSTNPNGFAADSLGVGYTEATIKKLMQNLQRPRQQQQSLQQLRSLRPAEISLTPPPAATRKVDTSNSRTRSYSLSNVSAARDQQDHPQHQQHGSHLQIQQHYGYMRSTIGGVVYGLPTDSVDSAASSAGGAGAVAVAMSIASSAPAAGSQLSAHHHTGHGGRRRTTSSNSNGAGTREVHNKLEKERRAQLKECYDLLKKVLPMGDEDRKKTSNLTILDTAHKYVKHLIQYDCEQEAMVEKLAKQKIELQKRLKQLGLRRETPPTDQQSIPQADKAVCLATTATPAPPTAASGRNGTTILFDAGNACATGQQLTTVINKTNATPAGATAAASSKHNGNHTGGATTTLTPAMGIMTIKNGNGSNGNILAISPTAGQQQQLHHHPNGSPAGSPSGIGGTTGATITRGSPTPSTPSPSPSSSSSGVSSSASFIGGSSSSSSSSSSSSSSSSSSSSSSSSSSSPTQQQLQQIITPTATAHLVGARSVGLKFHGGASGAASALNGGATIVAAAVPAGGGSANGFHQADKDRNYNFLMLSAGTTAQ, encoded by the exons CGTCGGCAGCGTCCttggcgtgggcgtggcactgcctcaacagcagcagcagtcggtCCACTGCAAGAACATCTCCAttatcaacaacaacaatagcagccAGCACAATAGAAATAGCAGCAGTAACGGGATTATTGCAACGCCACCGTACACGAACGGAAATGGCAACGGTACCGCCGGCGTCGGTAACGCGAGCGCCAACTCTAACGTTAGCACCAATGCGAACGGAAACGGTCTGAGCAACGGTCACAGCAGTCCGCGCAGTCAATTAGCAGCCGCCGCTACTGCCCACGATTACGAGTTTACCGCCGCCGGAGTTGCCAATGGGCACAGCGAAGGTCGCTCCCACGTCTCGG AGGACGATAATTCCtcaatcaacaacaacaatacccATCCCCCATTACAACAACAGCACAGTGCTGCGGGGAGAACGACAACAAGAATAGCGACAACACCAGCTATATTAACAAAGTTGATGGGAAATTCAGTCACACCCGCCTCAAGCAACACCTCCCTCCCCACAAGCACAGCCCCCTCAATTACCACTTCCCCGCCCGCCTCCTCAGACTTTATGCTgctggcagcggcagcagcaacgacAACGAGTGCAACACCCGCAACAGTGacatctgctgctgcatcagcagcaacagcctcCAATCCTGCCAAGCACAAACTGGGCTCCATCGCCGAAATACCGCCCAAATTTCTAGTGGTATCAGATGCCAACGGAGTTTATTCCACTCCCACGAATTCCACGAATCCCAATGGCTTCGCCGCCGATTCCCTGGGCGTGGGTTACACCGAAGCGACGATCAAAAAGCTAATGCAGAATTTACAAAGGCcacgccagcagcagcaatcacTGCAGCAATTGCGTAGTCTGCGACCGGCGGAAATTTCCCTAACACCGCCGCCAGCTGCCACTAGAAAAGTGGACACCAGCAACTCACGGACACGCTCTTACTCACTGTCCAATGTTTCAGCAGCCAGGGATCAGCAGGATCATccgcagcatcagcaacatgGTAGCCATCTGCAAATTCAGCAGCACTACGGCTATATGAGGAGTACCATTGGCGGCGTGGTTTATGGCTTGCCCACGGACTCTGTCGATTCTGCGGCATCCTCGGCCGGTGGAGCGGGAGCAGTAGCGGTGGCCATGAGTATTGCCTCCTCGGCGCCAGCGGCGGGATCTCAGCTATCGGCGCATCATCACACGGGACACGGCGGACGCAGGCGCACCACCAGTTCCAACAGTAATGG AGCGGGCACTCGCGAGGTGCACAACAAGCTGGAAAAGGAGCGACGCGCCCAGCTGAAGGAGTGCTACGACCTGCTTAAAAAGGTGCTGCCCATGGGGGACGAGGACCGAAAGAAAACATCCAACTTGACAATACTCGACACGGCCCACAAATATGTTAAG CACTTGATTCAGTATGATTGCGAGCAGGAGGCGATGGTAGAGAAACTGGCCAAGCAGAAGATTGAGCTGCAGAAGCGGCTGAAGCAATTGGGTCTAAGGAGGGAAACGCCACCCACCGATCAGCAAAGCATTCCACAGGCCGACAAAG CAGTTTGCCTGGCAACAACAGCCacaccagcaccaccaacgGCGGCCAGTGGTCGCAATGGAACCACAATTCTATTTGATGCAGGCAACGCCTGTGCCACTGGG CAGCAGCTTACAACTGTGATAAACAAAACTAATGCCACACCAGCAGGAGCAACcgcagcagccagcagcaaaCACAATGGCAACCACACAGGAGGGGCAACAACCACACTGACTCCGGCCATGGGCATCATGACAATTAAAAACGGCAAtggcagcaacggcaacatACTGGCAATCTCACCGACGGCggggcagcaacagcagctgcaccaccaccccaaCGGCAGCCCAGCGGGCAGTCCATCGGGAATAGGTGGAACAACTGGAGCCACCATCACACGTGGCTCGCCTACGCCATCGACTCCATCGCCGTCGCCCAGCTCCTCGTCCAGTGGCGTCTCGTCGTCGGCCTCGTTTATAGGCGGCtcctcatcatcgtcctcatcgtcatcgtcctcatcctcctcctcatcatcatcttccAGTTCGTCGTCCAGTTCGTCTTCGCCCacgcaacaacaactacagcagATTATCACGCCCACGGCCACCGCCCATTTAGTGGGTGCCCGTAGTGTCGGCCTAAAATTCCATGGCGGTGCGAGCGGAGCTGCCAGCGCTTTGAATGGCGGTGCCACCATTGTGGCCGCTGCTGTACCAGCTGGCGGAGGGTCGGCGAATG GGTTCCATCAGGCCGATAAGGATCGCAATTACAATTTCCTGATGCTCAGTGCTGGGACAACGGCACAGTAA
- the LOC6524303 gene encoding mucin-19 isoform X3, with protein sequence MSAIGGIGALLQAAQFLEQHAIPQAGGVGSVLGVGVALPQQQQQSVHCKNISIINNNNSSQHNRNSSSNGIIATPPYTNGNGNGTAGVGNASANSNVSTNANGNGLSNGHSSPRSQLAAAATAHDYEFTAAGVANGHSEGRSHVSEDDNSSINNNNTHPPLQQQHSAAGRTTTRIATTPAILTKLMGNSVTPASSNTSLPTSTAPSITTSPPASSDFMLLAAAAATTTSATPATVTSAAASAATASNPAKHKLGSIAEIPPKFLVVSDANGVYSTPTNSTNPNGFAADSLGVGYTEATIKKLMQNLQRPRQQQQSLQQLRSLRPAEISLTPPPAATRKVDTSNSRTRSYSLSNVSAARDQQDHPQHQQHGSHLQIQQHYGYMRSTIGGVVYGLPTDSVDSAASSAGGAGAVAVAMSIASSAPAAGSQLSAHHHTGHGGRRRTTSSNSNGAGTREVHNKLEKERRAQLKECYDLLKKVLPMGDEDRKKTSNLTILDTAHKYVKHLIQYDCEQEAMVEKLAKQKIELQKRLKQLGLRRETPPTDQQSIPQADKVCLATTATPAPPTAASGRNGTTILFDAGNACATGQQLTTVINKTNATPAGATAAASSKHNGNHTGGATTTLTPAMGIMTIKNGNGSNGNILAISPTAGQQQQLHHHPNGSPAGSPSGIGGTTGATITRGSPTPSTPSPSPSSSSSGVSSSASFIGGSSSSSSSSSSSSSSSSSSSSSSSSSSSPTQQQLQQIITPTATAHLVGARSVGLKFHGGASGAASALNGGATIVAAAVPAGGGSANGFHQADKDRNYNFLMLSAGTTAQ encoded by the exons CGTCGGCAGCGTCCttggcgtgggcgtggcactgcctcaacagcagcagcagtcggtCCACTGCAAGAACATCTCCAttatcaacaacaacaatagcagccAGCACAATAGAAATAGCAGCAGTAACGGGATTATTGCAACGCCACCGTACACGAACGGAAATGGCAACGGTACCGCCGGCGTCGGTAACGCGAGCGCCAACTCTAACGTTAGCACCAATGCGAACGGAAACGGTCTGAGCAACGGTCACAGCAGTCCGCGCAGTCAATTAGCAGCCGCCGCTACTGCCCACGATTACGAGTTTACCGCCGCCGGAGTTGCCAATGGGCACAGCGAAGGTCGCTCCCACGTCTCGG AGGACGATAATTCCtcaatcaacaacaacaatacccATCCCCCATTACAACAACAGCACAGTGCTGCGGGGAGAACGACAACAAGAATAGCGACAACACCAGCTATATTAACAAAGTTGATGGGAAATTCAGTCACACCCGCCTCAAGCAACACCTCCCTCCCCACAAGCACAGCCCCCTCAATTACCACTTCCCCGCCCGCCTCCTCAGACTTTATGCTgctggcagcggcagcagcaacgacAACGAGTGCAACACCCGCAACAGTGacatctgctgctgcatcagcagcaacagcctcCAATCCTGCCAAGCACAAACTGGGCTCCATCGCCGAAATACCGCCCAAATTTCTAGTGGTATCAGATGCCAACGGAGTTTATTCCACTCCCACGAATTCCACGAATCCCAATGGCTTCGCCGCCGATTCCCTGGGCGTGGGTTACACCGAAGCGACGATCAAAAAGCTAATGCAGAATTTACAAAGGCcacgccagcagcagcaatcacTGCAGCAATTGCGTAGTCTGCGACCGGCGGAAATTTCCCTAACACCGCCGCCAGCTGCCACTAGAAAAGTGGACACCAGCAACTCACGGACACGCTCTTACTCACTGTCCAATGTTTCAGCAGCCAGGGATCAGCAGGATCATccgcagcatcagcaacatgGTAGCCATCTGCAAATTCAGCAGCACTACGGCTATATGAGGAGTACCATTGGCGGCGTGGTTTATGGCTTGCCCACGGACTCTGTCGATTCTGCGGCATCCTCGGCCGGTGGAGCGGGAGCAGTAGCGGTGGCCATGAGTATTGCCTCCTCGGCGCCAGCGGCGGGATCTCAGCTATCGGCGCATCATCACACGGGACACGGCGGACGCAGGCGCACCACCAGTTCCAACAGTAATGG AGCGGGCACTCGCGAGGTGCACAACAAGCTGGAAAAGGAGCGACGCGCCCAGCTGAAGGAGTGCTACGACCTGCTTAAAAAGGTGCTGCCCATGGGGGACGAGGACCGAAAGAAAACATCCAACTTGACAATACTCGACACGGCCCACAAATATGTTAAG CACTTGATTCAGTATGATTGCGAGCAGGAGGCGATGGTAGAGAAACTGGCCAAGCAGAAGATTGAGCTGCAGAAGCGGCTGAAGCAATTGGGTCTAAGGAGGGAAACGCCACCCACCGATCAGCAAAGCATTCCACAGGCCGACAAAG TTTGCCTGGCAACAACAGCCacaccagcaccaccaacgGCGGCCAGTGGTCGCAATGGAACCACAATTCTATTTGATGCAGGCAACGCCTGTGCCACTGGG CAGCAGCTTACAACTGTGATAAACAAAACTAATGCCACACCAGCAGGAGCAACcgcagcagccagcagcaaaCACAATGGCAACCACACAGGAGGGGCAACAACCACACTGACTCCGGCCATGGGCATCATGACAATTAAAAACGGCAAtggcagcaacggcaacatACTGGCAATCTCACCGACGGCggggcagcaacagcagctgcaccaccaccccaaCGGCAGCCCAGCGGGCAGTCCATCGGGAATAGGTGGAACAACTGGAGCCACCATCACACGTGGCTCGCCTACGCCATCGACTCCATCGCCGTCGCCCAGCTCCTCGTCCAGTGGCGTCTCGTCGTCGGCCTCGTTTATAGGCGGCtcctcatcatcgtcctcatcgtcatcgtcctcatcctcctcctcatcatcatcttccAGTTCGTCGTCCAGTTCGTCTTCGCCCacgcaacaacaactacagcagATTATCACGCCCACGGCCACCGCCCATTTAGTGGGTGCCCGTAGTGTCGGCCTAAAATTCCATGGCGGTGCGAGCGGAGCTGCCAGCGCTTTGAATGGCGGTGCCACCATTGTGGCCGCTGCTGTACCAGCTGGCGGAGGGTCGGCGAATG GGTTCCATCAGGCCGATAAGGATCGCAATTACAATTTCCTGATGCTCAGTGCTGGGACAACGGCACAGTAA